One window from the genome of Vicugna pacos chromosome 21, VicPac4, whole genome shotgun sequence encodes:
- the RAB13 gene encoding ras-related protein Rab-13 isoform X2: MGIILVYDITDEKSFENIQNWMKSIKENASAGVERLLLGNKCDMEAKRKVQKEQANKLAREHGIRFFETSAKSSMNVDEAFSSLARDILLKSGSRRSGNSNKPSSTDLKTCDKKNTNKCSLG, translated from the exons ATG GGCATTATCCTGGTATATGACATCACAGATGAGAAATCCTTCGAGAATATTCAGAACTGGATGAAGAGCATCAAAGAG AATGCCTCTGCTGGGGTCGAGCGCCTCTTactggggaacaagtgtgacatGGAGGCCAAGAGGAAAGTACAGAAGGAGCAGGCCAATAAG TTGGCTCGGGAGCATGGAATCCGATTTTTTGAGACAAGTGCCAAATCTAGTATGAACGTAGATGAG GCTTTCAGTTCCCTGGCCCGGGACATCTTGCTCAAGTCAGGAAGCCGCAGATCG GGAAACAGCAACAAGCCCTCCAGCACTGACCTGAAAACTTGTGACAAGAAGAACACCAACAagtgctccctgggctga
- the RPS27 gene encoding small ribosomal subunit protein eS27, protein MPLAKDLLHPSPEEEKRKHKKKRLVQSPNSYFMDVKCPGCYKITTVFSHAQTVVLCVGCSTVLCQPTGGKARLTEGCSFRRKQH, encoded by the exons ATGCCT CTCGCAAAGGATCTCCTTCATCCCTCTccagaagaggagaaaaggaaacacaagaAGAAGCGCCTGGTGCAGAGCCCCAACTCCTATTTCATGGATGTGAAATGCCCAG gATGCTATAAAATCACCACCGTCTTTAGCCATGCACAAACAGTAGTTTTGTGTGTTGGTTGCTCTACTGTCCTCTGCCAGCCTACAGGAGGAAAAGCAAGGCTTACAGAAG GATGCTCCTTCAGACGGAAGCAGCACTAA
- the RAB13 gene encoding ras-related protein Rab-13 isoform X1, translating into MAKAYDHLFKLLLIGDSGVGKTCLIIRFAEDNFNNTYISTIGIDFKIRTVDIDGKKIKLQVWDTAGQERFKTITTAYYRGAMGIILVYDITDEKSFENIQNWMKSIKENASAGVERLLLGNKCDMEAKRKVQKEQANKLAREHGIRFFETSAKSSMNVDEAFSSLARDILLKSGSRRSGNSNKPSSTDLKTCDKKNTNKCSLG; encoded by the exons ATGGCCAAAGCCTACGACCACCTCTTCAAGTTGCTGCTGATCGGGGACTCAGGGGTGGGCAAGACTTGTCTGATCATTCGCTTTGCAGAGGACAACTTCAACAACACTTACATCTCCACCATCG GAATTGATTTCAAGATCCGCACTGTGGATATAGATGGGAAGAAGATCAAACTGCAAGTCTG GGACACAGCTGGCCAAGAGCGATTCAAGACGATAACTACTGCCTATTACCGTGGAGCCATG GGCATTATCCTGGTATATGACATCACAGATGAGAAATCCTTCGAGAATATTCAGAACTGGATGAAGAGCATCAAAGAG AATGCCTCTGCTGGGGTCGAGCGCCTCTTactggggaacaagtgtgacatGGAGGCCAAGAGGAAAGTACAGAAGGAGCAGGCCAATAAG TTGGCTCGGGAGCATGGAATCCGATTTTTTGAGACAAGTGCCAAATCTAGTATGAACGTAGATGAG GCTTTCAGTTCCCTGGCCCGGGACATCTTGCTCAAGTCAGGAAGCCGCAGATCG GGAAACAGCAACAAGCCCTCCAGCACTGACCTGAAAACTTGTGACAAGAAGAACACCAACAagtgctccctgggctga